From Tachypleus tridentatus isolate NWPU-2018 chromosome 8, ASM421037v1, whole genome shotgun sequence, a single genomic window includes:
- the LOC143224077 gene encoding solute carrier family 35 member G1-like, producing MGCGQQYHGILLILLSGFLDAFIGVLVQSIENRSFMNIMGLSQVVRIFLLLPLIILKDVKLNHKRKTILLTSIRCLTGALGDTLLYYSYTLLTLGEATAIYSTNPVFANIFALLIFKSSFRWSNFVSCFLCFVGVFIISQPHFLFAADEQFTFSYKGISVGLASSLLDALSYNINNMLGVVNYLLLTMYLTINMILLWIFYLISDRHLLVIGFADCSWTNFYISIIGLAGLLTVLSTTRGYQLVEAGPGSIASCTVIVFGYIFQLFIQNSPVRVMSIVGALFITIAVLISSLNIINEKNNTFKRMTEDIN from the coding sequence ATGGGCTGTGGACAACAATATCATGGAATTTTACTGATATTACTATCAGGATTTCTAGATGCTTTTATTGGTGTTTTGGTACAATCTATTGAAAACAGATCTTTTATGAACATCATGGGCTTATCTCAGGTAGTCCGAATATTCCTTCTCCTGCCTCTGATTATCCTAAAAGATGTTAAACTCAACCACAAACGCAAAACTATTCTGTTGACCTCCATCCGTTGTCTGACTGGAGCGTTAGGAGATACTCTTCTCTATTACTCCTACACTCTTTTAACGCTTGGAGAAGCCACTGCAATTTATTCTACAAACCCAGTTTTTGCTAATATTTTTGCTCTTCTGATATTCAAGAGTTCTTTTAGATGGTcgaattttgtttcttgtttcctTTGTTTTGTTGGAGTGTTCATTATCTCTCAACCACATTTTTTATTTGCAGCAGATGAACAATTTACTTTTAGTTACAAGGGAATTTCTGTTGGTTTAGCTTCCTCTTTACTGGATGCATTGtcttataatataaacaatatgttaggtGTTGTTAATTATCTTCTTCTTACAATGTATTTAACCATAAACATGATTTTATTGTggattttttatttgataagCGATCGACATCTCCTCGTGATTGGATTTGCGGATTGTTCCTGGACCAATTTCTACATTTCTATTATAGGGTTAGCTGGTTTGTTGACTGTCCTTTCCACAACACGAGGTTATCAACTTGTTGAAGCTGGCCCAGGCAGTATAGCTAGTTGTACTGTCATTGTATTTGGTTATATTTTTCAACTCTTTATTCAGAATTCTCCAGTACGAGTCATGAGTATTGTTGGAGCATTATTCATCACCATAGCTGTTCTTATTTCATCATTGAATATAATAAATGAGAAAAACAATACATTCAAGCGCATGACTGAGGACATTAACTAA